A window of the Acidimicrobiales bacterium genome harbors these coding sequences:
- a CDS encoding peroxiredoxin, whose protein sequence is MSTPAVGDPAPDFTLPGTPGGRPYRLSDLRGHVVVLVFYPGDDTVVCTTQLVSYSTDLARFSDLGAEVLAISPQDVASHEAFAARHHLGFPLLADTAKAVGRAYGLVGPLGFYKRSVFVVDGSGVVRYAHRSSHGLTYRPTDELVAAVREAAVPSIG, encoded by the coding sequence TTGAGCACGCCGGCGGTGGGTGACCCTGCCCCCGACTTCACGCTCCCGGGCACCCCGGGCGGCCGGCCGTACCGGCTCTCGGACCTCCGCGGACACGTCGTCGTCCTCGTCTTCTACCCGGGCGACGACACCGTCGTGTGCACCACCCAGCTGGTCAGCTACAGCACCGACCTGGCCCGGTTCTCCGATCTCGGCGCCGAGGTCCTCGCCATCAGCCCACAGGATGTGGCCAGCCACGAGGCGTTCGCCGCCCGCCACCACCTCGGTTTCCCCCTGCTGGCCGACACGGCGAAGGCGGTGGGTCGGGCCTACGGGCTCGTGGGCCCGTTGGGCTTCTACAAGCGGTCCGTGTTCGTGGTCGACGGCTCAGGAGTGGTCCGCTACGCCCATCGCTCGAGCCACGGGCTCACGTACCGCCCGACCGACGAGCTCGTGGCCGCCGTCCGTGAGGCAGCCGTGCCCTCGATCGGTTGA
- the ruvC gene encoding crossover junction endodeoxyribonuclease RuvC gives MFALGIDPGVSRCGYGVVGRDASGYRAVAAGVITTPAADPLPGRLATLLAELTDLIAQHRPHVVVVERVFFQTNVRTAMSVGQASGLALAAAATAGCEIAQYTANEVKASVAGYGAATKEQVQRMVQSLLSLAEVPKPPDAADALALALCHLAVAPRLARIAGAEAEAAR, from the coding sequence GTGTTCGCACTGGGCATCGATCCGGGCGTGTCGCGCTGCGGCTACGGCGTCGTCGGGCGAGACGCGTCGGGGTACCGGGCGGTGGCCGCGGGGGTCATCACGACACCCGCCGCCGACCCGCTGCCGGGCCGCCTGGCCACGCTGCTGGCCGAGTTGACCGACCTCATCGCCCAGCACCGGCCGCACGTGGTGGTCGTCGAGCGGGTGTTCTTCCAGACCAACGTTCGCACCGCCATGTCGGTCGGCCAGGCCAGCGGCCTGGCCCTCGCCGCCGCCGCCACGGCCGGCTGCGAGATCGCCCAGTACACGGCCAACGAGGTCAAGGCGTCGGTCGCCGGGTACGGGGCGGCCACCAAGGAACAGGTCCAGCGCATGGTGCAGTCCCTCCTGTCCCTCGCCGAGGTGCCCAAGCCGCCCGACGCCGCCGACGCGCTGGCCCTCGCCCTGTGCCACCTGGCCGTGGCACCCCGCCTGGCCCGCATCGCAGGCGCCGAGGCCGAGGCCGCACGATGA
- the ruvA gene encoding Holliday junction branch migration protein RuvA codes for MIGSLRGIVLDRLPPAELLLEVGGVGYRVTVTPAALAAGTPGQPLFVHVHTHVREDAIVLYGFPTADERRCFEALLGAHGVGPGLAVAILSALTPHALRRAVAAEDADALTAVPGVGRKTAARLLLELESRLDLPVDGAPAPGTVTGDAHAEVRAALAGLGYGPDEVRSALRALPEAGSVEELLTSALRQMAGAR; via the coding sequence ATGATCGGGTCCCTGCGGGGCATCGTGCTCGATCGGCTGCCCCCGGCCGAGCTCCTCCTCGAGGTCGGCGGCGTCGGGTATCGCGTCACGGTCACCCCCGCCGCCTTGGCCGCCGGCACGCCCGGCCAGCCGCTCTTCGTCCATGTCCACACCCATGTGCGGGAGGACGCCATCGTCCTGTACGGCTTCCCGACCGCCGACGAGCGCCGGTGCTTCGAGGCCCTCCTTGGAGCCCACGGGGTCGGCCCCGGGCTGGCCGTCGCCATCCTCTCCGCCCTCACCCCCCATGCGTTGCGCCGGGCCGTCGCCGCCGAGGACGCCGACGCCCTCACCGCCGTGCCCGGGGTCGGCCGGAAGACGGCGGCGCGCCTGCTGCTCGAGCTCGAGTCCCGCCTCGATCTCCCGGTCGACGGGGCGCCGGCCCCCGGCACCGTCACCGGCGATGCCCATGCCGAGGTCCGGGCCGCCCTGGCCGGCCTGGGCTACGGGCCCGACGAGGTCCGCTCGGCTCTCCGGGCCCTTCCCGAGGCCGGCAGCGTGGAGGAGCTGCTCACGTCGGCCCTCCGCCAGATGGCGGGTGCGCGGTGA
- the ruvB gene encoding Holliday junction branch migration DNA helicase RuvB, translating to MRGDPLGALRAGCHPSVRFGGAPVTREEVLAAVATDPVEAAEEATLRPRRLSEFVGQTQLKEHLEIVLEAARRRGQSVDHLLFAGPPGLGKTSLSGIVAAEMGVGLRITSGPALVRAGDLAALLTDLHDGDVLFIDEIHRLGRQVEEVLYPAMEDFQLDIVLGKGPAARSIRLDLPRFTLVGATTRTGLLTGPLRDRFGLVARLDHYPVADLVEIVERAARILGVPLEDGGASEVARRSRGTPRIANRLLKRVRDFAEVRGDGVVTQAAAAAGLALFGVDDLGLDKVDRAVLGALCSRFGGGPVGLSTLAVSIGEETETLEDVYEPFLLQLGMLKRTPRGRVAMPAAWRHLGLAAPQSAAVLFDDQ from the coding sequence GTGCGCGGTGACCCGCTCGGCGCCCTGCGGGCGGGTTGCCACCCGTCGGTGCGGTTCGGGGGTGCGCCGGTGACCCGTGAGGAGGTGCTGGCCGCGGTGGCGACCGATCCCGTGGAGGCGGCCGAGGAGGCCACCCTGCGGCCCCGGCGCCTCTCCGAGTTCGTCGGCCAGACCCAGCTCAAGGAGCACCTCGAGATCGTGCTGGAGGCGGCCAGGCGCCGGGGCCAGTCCGTCGACCATCTGCTGTTCGCCGGACCGCCGGGCCTGGGCAAGACGTCGCTGTCCGGCATCGTGGCCGCCGAGATGGGCGTGGGCCTGCGGATCACGTCGGGGCCCGCCCTCGTCCGGGCGGGCGACCTGGCCGCCCTCCTCACCGACCTGCACGACGGCGACGTGCTGTTCATCGACGAGATCCACCGCCTCGGCCGCCAGGTCGAGGAGGTGCTGTACCCGGCCATGGAGGACTTCCAGCTCGACATCGTGCTCGGCAAGGGGCCGGCCGCCCGCTCCATCCGCCTCGACCTCCCCCGTTTCACCCTGGTGGGCGCCACCACCCGCACGGGGCTGCTCACCGGGCCCCTGCGCGACCGCTTCGGCCTGGTGGCCCGCCTCGACCACTACCCGGTTGCCGATCTGGTGGAGATCGTCGAGCGGGCCGCCCGCATCCTCGGCGTGCCGCTCGAGGACGGCGGCGCCTCCGAGGTCGCCCGCCGGTCACGCGGCACCCCCCGCATCGCCAACCGGCTGCTGAAGCGCGTGCGGGACTTCGCCGAGGTGCGCGGCGACGGGGTGGTCACGCAGGCGGCGGCCGCTGCCGGCCTGGCCCTGTTCGGTGTCGACGACCTCGGTCTCGACAAGGTCGACCGGGCCGTGCTCGGCGCCCTCTGCTCGCGCTTCGGTGGCGGCCCGGTGGGCCTCTCCACCCTCGCCGTCAGCATCGGGGAGGAGACCGAGACGCTGGAGGACGTGTACGAGCCGTTCCTCCTCCAGCTCGGCATGCTCAAGCGCACGCCTCGCGGTCGCGTCGCCATGCCCGCCGCGTGGCGCCACCTGGGGCTTGCCGCCCCCCAGTCCGCCGCCGTCCTCTTCGACGACCAGTAG